The following proteins are encoded in a genomic region of Candidatus Cloacimonadota bacterium:
- a CDS encoding carboxypeptidase regulatory-like domain-containing protein — protein sequence MKRVYSVIIIICSFAFLAAQTNIPAGVLIDLDWTAAESPYIIDGEIELASGDQLVIDAGVDIQFSGYYKFYVYGRILANGVDGNSITFTALNTTEGWHGLRFYDTYTNGLDPSQFHYCNFEYGNATGSGSDYRGGVIYCYNSVPEFYNCNFNNNSATTGGAIYCNASNIEIYDSKIYDNVASGAGGGLYISYSDVIFENVEITDNVSQYDGGGINCYASDPTLNYVLIADNFTEWNGGGVSAFNGSNPEITNCSIAYNVANQSGSGLAALYNSNITILNSIVWGDATNNIYLEPTASLSATYSDLESATGQSYFGTGCIDEDPLFADPTNGDYSLTWANIPTPDETKSPCIDTGDPNSPLDPDGTNTDMGAFFFAQNGITGTITLDGGTGSVEDVLVTATLTTPPGTVYTTNPDADGNYMLSLVAGTYDLVATLTGYSSSGFDNLVVQNELVVINLTLSPPPPGEIVGQVEVEGIGNPENVEVSAGNLITNPYPVEDPFNPGTILYYEYILEITPGTYDVTAELPGYETQIQEDVVVESGLQTTGIDFYLPLVLNEGTITGTVTLFGGAGNVENVIITAGTVSVSPAADGTYSLDILNGTYDVSASLSGYSTMILSDIQVIAFQTTPNINFTLIDGWQPITGTQYVMTAYFTVTYDGEFMSKTGSNQLAAFGYDQATGLIEECRGLATWEGGNHVFWTNYWPLGGYWYITIVSDNDSGLDNIWFKFYNEETDTILDCNEEIIFDDCVIYPSGVDLTIDSPSYDMEFDLMDNWNWVSFNLEPADYLIDGLFDVLEVVPDILQVKSQTDFGQYDPIMIDWFGGLDSLNYYEGYKIYMLNSYNGYTFSGEKINPLTHRIQLQQFYNWISYLPQTELTLEEALESIGVVDDTMIKTQTQSAVYYGGWIGDLTTMQPGISYILYWPDEITPDDPLFLDYPPHVEETRENLIKLNPSNLANWQLMPGTDSNMILMSSIYLNGEELKDDQNYSVGIFDKDGLCHSIGTLQNDLWYFTIIGDEIENLRLKLYDNASNSTLFSEETITYQPNEITGNPRELFQINFQKQNITPSNSERFQVAQNHPNPFNPETLISYNLPQDGKVQLQIFNAKGQLVETLVNGQQSAGNHDIIWNAGDQSSGIYFYKLKWNGHEEIRKCLLMK from the coding sequence CCAATTTTCCGGATATTACAAATTCTATGTTTATGGTCGAATTTTAGCGAACGGAGTTGATGGTAATTCAATTACATTTACGGCTCTAAATACCACAGAAGGTTGGCATGGATTAAGATTTTATGATACATACACAAATGGACTGGACCCTTCTCAATTCCATTATTGTAATTTTGAATATGGTAATGCTACTGGATCTGGATCGGACTACCGCGGAGGAGTAATTTATTGTTACAATTCGGTACCTGAATTTTATAATTGCAATTTTAATAACAATTCCGCTACAACAGGAGGTGCAATTTATTGTAATGCTTCAAATATTGAAATTTACGATTCAAAAATTTATGACAATGTTGCATCCGGTGCTGGTGGTGGTTTGTATATATCTTATTCTGATGTTATATTCGAAAATGTAGAAATCACAGATAATGTTTCTCAATATGATGGTGGAGGAATCAACTGCTATGCTTCCGATCCTACCTTGAACTATGTACTTATTGCAGATAACTTTACGGAATGGAACGGTGGCGGTGTTTCAGCTTTCAACGGTTCAAATCCGGAAATTACAAATTGTTCAATCGCCTACAATGTCGCCAATCAATCAGGTTCTGGACTTGCAGCACTTTATAATTCTAACATTACTATACTGAATTCTATTGTTTGGGGAGATGCAACAAATAATATCTATCTGGAACCGACTGCCTCGTTATCGGCTACTTATTCCGATTTGGAATCCGCTACCGGACAGAGTTATTTTGGAACTGGATGTATCGATGAAGATCCGCTTTTTGCTGATCCAACCAACGGAGATTATTCACTTACTTGGGCAAACATCCCCACTCCCGATGAAACTAAATCTCCCTGTATCGATACTGGTGATCCCAATAGTCCCCTGGATCCCGATGGCACAAATACCGATATGGGAGCTTTTTTCTTTGCACAAAACGGCATTACCGGAACTATAACACTGGATGGCGGAACCGGAAGCGTGGAAGACGTTTTGGTAACTGCTACCTTAACTACTCCACCCGGAACTGTTTATACTACGAATCCTGATGCAGATGGAAACTATATGCTCAGTCTGGTGGCTGGAACTTATGATCTGGTTGCTACATTGACTGGTTATAGTTCGAGTGGATTTGATAATTTAGTTGTTCAAAATGAACTTGTTGTAATCAACTTAACTCTCTCTCCACCACCACCTGGAGAAATTGTCGGTCAGGTGGAAGTAGAAGGAATCGGAAATCCGGAAAACGTGGAAGTATCGGCGGGGAACCTGATAACAAATCCCTATCCAGTAGAAGATCCTTTCAATCCAGGTACAATTTTGTATTACGAATATATTCTGGAAATCACTCCTGGAACTTATGATGTTACAGCAGAACTTCCCGGCTATGAAACGCAGATTCAGGAAGATGTGGTTGTAGAATCGGGACTGCAGACAACCGGAATCGATTTTTATCTGCCACTGGTATTGAATGAAGGAACAATCACAGGAACTGTAACTCTTTTCGGAGGTGCCGGAAACGTGGAAAATGTTATCATCACGGCAGGAACAGTTTCGGTCTCTCCCGCTGCCGATGGTACTTACTCGTTAGATATTCTAAATGGAACATATGACGTCAGCGCTTCCCTGTCTGGTTATTCGACCATGATACTAAGCGATATTCAAGTGATTGCTTTCCAGACGACACCCAATATCAATTTTACCTTGATTGATGGCTGGCAGCCGATCACTGGAACGCAATACGTGATGACAGCTTATTTCACAGTAACTTATGATGGAGAATTCATGTCGAAAACAGGCAGTAATCAGCTAGCAGCGTTTGGTTATGATCAGGCCACTGGACTGATCGAAGAATGTCGGGGACTTGCTACCTGGGAAGGTGGAAATCATGTCTTCTGGACAAATTACTGGCCATTGGGCGGTTATTGGTACATTACCATCGTCAGCGATAATGATAGTGGCTTGGATAATATCTGGTTTAAATTTTATAATGAAGAAACCGATACCATTTTAGATTGTAATGAAGAAATTATTTTTGATGATTGCGTGATTTATCCCAGTGGAGTTGATCTCACAATCGACTCACCCTCTTATGATATGGAATTTGATCTGATGGATAATTGGAATTGGGTATCTTTTAATCTGGAACCAGCAGATTACTTGATCGATGGTTTATTTGATGTTCTGGAAGTAGTTCCAGATATTTTACAAGTGAAATCTCAAACCGATTTTGGCCAATACGATCCGATTATGATCGATTGGTTTGGAGGTTTGGATTCTCTTAACTACTATGAAGGTTACAAAATTTATATGCTGAATTCATACAATGGATACACCTTTTCCGGCGAAAAAATAAATCCTCTTACACATCGAATACAACTTCAGCAATTCTACAATTGGATAAGTTATCTACCCCAAACGGAATTGACCCTGGAAGAAGCATTGGAAAGTATCGGCGTGGTAGATGATACTATGATCAAAACTCAGACCCAGTCTGCTGTTTATTACGGAGGTTGGATCGGTGATCTTACAACCATGCAACCCGGAATATCCTACATTCTTTATTGGCCGGACGAAATAACACCCGACGATCCGCTTTTCCTGGATTATCCACCGCATGTAGAAGAAACACGCGAAAATCTGATCAAACTTAATCCTTCCAACCTGGCAAACTGGCAATTGATGCCGGGAACAGATTCCAATATGATCTTGATGAGTTCGATTTATTTGAATGGTGAAGAATTGAAAGATGATCAAAATTATTCTGTTGGAATTTTTGATAAAGATGGTCTTTGCCACAGCATTGGAACACTGCAAAATGATCTCTGGTATTTTACTATCATCGGAGATGAAATCGAAAATTTAAGATTAAAATTGTACGATAATGCTTCGAATTCCACTCTGTTCTCAGAGGAAACTATCACTTATCAACCAAATGAAATCACCGGAAATCCCAGAGAATTATTCCAGATAAATTTCCAGAAGCAAAATATAACTCCAAGTAATTCAGAACGATTCCAGGTAGCTCAAAACCATCCTAATCCCTTCAATCCGGAAACTTTGATTTCCTATAATTTACCACAGGACGGAAAAGTTCAACTACAGATTTTCAATGCAAAAGGCCAGTTAGTAGAAACATTGGTTAATGGGCAGCAATCTGCTGGAAACCATGATATCATTTGGAATGCCGGCGATCAAAGTTCGGGAATTTATTTCTATAAACTGAAGTGGAACGGTCACGAAGAAATCCGTAAATGTCTCTTGATGAAATAG